The Moraxella osloensis genome contains a region encoding:
- a CDS encoding OmpH family outer membrane protein — protein sequence MKIITQLATASILSVLAMPVFANTVAVWNSQVAINNTNIAKTKIGVVQAAVKPKQQQLDSYKATIERLQKQYATQNAQMTQAQKDDLRKQIQTNLQNYEQVASQIQSIIDANEAEVMQRIVPKIQAIKENIVRQKNIDVLIDNRDRTVSYVKPEWDVTADFTKAINDQVK from the coding sequence ATGAAAATAATCACTCAGTTAGCCACAGCAAGTATTTTAAGTGTATTGGCAATGCCAGTGTTTGCCAATACCGTTGCGGTTTGGAATTCCCAAGTTGCCATTAACAATACTAACATCGCCAAAACCAAAATTGGCGTGGTGCAAGCGGCGGTCAAACCAAAGCAGCAGCAGCTTGATAGCTATAAAGCGACCATTGAGCGTTTGCAAAAACAATATGCCACGCAAAACGCTCAGATGACCCAAGCACAAAAGGATGATTTGCGTAAGCAAATTCAAACCAACCTACAAAATTATGAACAGGTTGCCAGTCAAATCCAGTCCATCATTGATGCCAATGAGGCAGAAGTGATGCAGCGAATTGTCCCCAAAATCCAAGCCATTAAAGAAAATATTGTGCGTCAAAAAAATATTGATGTGCTCATTGATAATCGTGATAGAACGGTTAGTTATGTCAAACCTGAATGGGATGTAACGGCAGATTTTACCAAAGCGATTAACGATCAAGTAAAATAA
- the queA gene encoding tRNA preQ1(34) S-adenosylmethionine ribosyltransferase-isomerase QueA yields the protein MPLTLDDFDYQLPDELIARYPLAVRSASRLLYLPAHGQPKDQQFVDLPELLNSGDLVVFNDTKVMKARLFGQKASGGAVEVLVERILPDDVTMSQKHTALCHVRASRSPKEGQTLSLADGNIHATVMGREDNLFLLAFDQPILPVLEHYGELPIPPYFERHADDNDETRYQTVFHDPTKLASVAAPTASLHFDDNVLAAFKSKGINTAFVTLHVGAGTFAPVKTEDVLRHKMHSEYAELPQATADLINQTKALGGQVIAVGTTVTRVLETAFQKTANFENPMLSAWSGDTDIFIYPSFRFGVIDKLITNFHLPKSTLLMLVSAFAGSEPIKQAYQHAIEQRYRFFSYGDAMLLEKLV from the coding sequence ATGCCTTTAACTTTAGATGATTTTGATTATCAACTGCCCGATGAACTCATTGCCCGCTATCCGTTAGCGGTGCGCTCAGCCTCTCGATTGCTGTATTTGCCTGCCCATGGTCAACCCAAAGACCAACAATTTGTGGATTTGCCAGAGCTATTAAATAGTGGTGACTTGGTGGTGTTTAATGACACCAAGGTCATGAAAGCAAGGCTGTTTGGGCAAAAAGCCAGTGGCGGCGCGGTCGAAGTATTGGTCGAGCGTATTTTGCCCGATGATGTTACTATGAGCCAAAAGCACACAGCGTTGTGTCATGTACGCGCCAGCCGCAGCCCAAAAGAGGGGCAAACGTTGAGCCTTGCCGATGGTAACATCCATGCCACGGTCATGGGGCGTGAGGACAATTTATTTTTGCTAGCGTTTGACCAGCCGATCTTGCCTGTGCTTGAGCACTATGGTGAACTGCCGATTCCGCCCTATTTTGAGCGCCATGCCGATGACAATGACGAAACCCGCTATCAAACGGTATTTCATGACCCAACCAAACTTGCCAGCGTAGCCGCACCGACCGCAAGCCTGCATTTTGATGATAACGTATTGGCTGCCTTCAAGTCCAAAGGCATTAATACCGCCTTTGTCACGTTGCATGTCGGTGCAGGCACATTTGCCCCTGTCAAGACAGAGGATGTTTTGCGCCATAAAATGCACTCAGAATATGCCGAGTTGCCCCAAGCGACTGCCGATTTGATTAACCAAACCAAAGCCCTTGGCGGGCAAGTGATTGCAGTCGGTACCACGGTGACACGGGTATTAGAAACGGCGTTTCAAAAAACCGCCAATTTTGAAAACCCGATGCTATCGGCTTGGTCAGGTGACACCGATATTTTTATTTATCCGTCATTTAGGTTCGGGGTGATTGATAAGCTCATCACCAATTTTCATTTGCCAAAATCCACGCTATTGATGCTGGTGTCAGCGTTTGCAGGCAGTGAGCCTATCAAACAGGCTTATCAGCACGCCATCGAGCAACGCTATCGTTTCTTTAGTTACGGTGATGCGATGTTGTTGGAAAAACTGGTATAA
- a CDS encoding acyl-CoA thioesterase, giving the protein MYPFLRLGTHAIKSAIKQKQGHSLQLTDTSEITLTANINDIDNFFEMNNGRIFTLFDLGRNDLAIRSGLAKKLFKHRWGLVVAGSTIQYRKRVRLFDKVTIKTRLIAVDERWFYIEQSMWVKGQPTCSALLRTGITNIVTGKVLPTEQVLSALDYKDIHMPPDDWVKAWSDADKIRPFPKANVHLAKDSAITE; this is encoded by the coding sequence ATGTATCCTTTTTTACGACTGGGCACCCATGCCATCAAAAGTGCGATTAAACAAAAGCAAGGTCATTCGCTTCAATTAACCGATACCAGCGAAATCACCTTGACCGCTAATATCAACGACATTGACAATTTTTTTGAAATGAACAACGGGCGTATTTTTACGCTGTTTGATTTGGGGCGAAACGATCTTGCCATTCGCTCTGGGCTTGCCAAAAAATTATTCAAGCATCGCTGGGGGCTGGTGGTCGCTGGTAGTACCATCCAATATCGTAAGCGTGTTCGTTTATTTGATAAGGTCACCATCAAAACCCGATTGATAGCTGTTGATGAGCGCTGGTTTTACATCGAGCAAAGCATGTGGGTCAAAGGTCAGCCTACTTGCTCTGCGCTGCTACGCACCGGTATTACCAACATCGTGACTGGCAAGGTTTTGCCGACTGAGCAAGTGCTCAGCGCGCTGGATTATAAAGATATCCATATGCCACCTGATGACTGGGTCAAAGCTTGGTCGGACGCCGATAAAATCCGCCCATTTCCTAAAGCCAATGTCCACCTTGCCAAAGATTCTGCTATCACCGAGTAA
- the bamA gene encoding outer membrane protein assembly factor BamA, producing MRNSALFLVAPLALVTSYAQAANFTVSDIQFNGLTRVSADNLYPVLAVNTGEVANNANIAASIKALYETGNFSDVKASQSGNKLVFDVVERPIIASVTYEGNKLIPKEALTEGLKRIGIVEGNVLKQATVEQVQNELKQQYNQQGYYNSEVTVTQTPLDNNRVALKFNFVEGKAARVVDIKVIGNKHFSDKEIRQAMSIKESSWVNVISKSDRYAKEKLAASLENVTAMYQNAGFVKFTINDATINLSPEKDKVFIEINLTEGEQYKFGNVNFMGTPNYDTDKLRKQVAFKPGERYSQRQMTTTLQNLGTLYGNDGYYFAQIRPVPRINEDTRTVDVDFFIDPVRPVYVRRINFTGNNKTADEVLRREMRQMEGTLAANEKIDLSRTRLMRTGFFKTVNMDVKPVPNTPDQVDINVAVEEQPSGTSTIAAGYSQSGGITFQAGLSQSNFLGTGNQVNISLSRSQTLDSYNLGYTNPYFTPDGISQSASIYTRKTKYDRKNISNYVTDSYGGTLGFSYPIDENKSLSAGLTLDSTKIKAGALLAVSNYQYLKDEGNLQVGSDSDGNESFESDPFNTASLNLGWNMNTLDRGRFPTNGMSHNVNLELAFGDATYQKLVYQGNYYRPFLKNTVLRGYTKLGYGNDLPFWKNFFAGGYGSVRGYENATLGPTSNRYYQVKNNSGVDNYPEEIGGNALAQVGTELILPMPFKGDWADQIRPVLFVEGAQVFDTTNKYDQKVTVNGNTVSLLNEKDNNMRFSAGAGFTWITPIGPISLSYAVPLNDKDKDKVDNVQFEIGRTF from the coding sequence ATGCGAAATTCAGCGTTATTTTTGGTTGCACCGTTAGCACTCGTTACCTCGTATGCACAAGCGGCAAATTTTACCGTGAGCGATATTCAATTTAATGGATTGACACGGGTATCCGCTGATAACCTCTATCCAGTGCTTGCTGTCAATACCGGTGAAGTAGCAAACAATGCCAATATCGCAGCTAGTATCAAAGCCCTGTATGAAACGGGTAATTTCTCAGACGTTAAAGCATCCCAATCAGGCAATAAGTTGGTATTTGACGTGGTAGAGCGCCCAATTATCGCAAGTGTCACTTATGAGGGTAATAAACTCATTCCAAAAGAAGCATTGACCGAAGGCCTAAAACGTATTGGCATCGTAGAAGGCAATGTATTAAAACAGGCGACAGTTGAGCAGGTTCAAAATGAGCTAAAACAGCAATACAATCAGCAAGGTTATTATAATAGCGAAGTTACGGTGACCCAAACGCCTTTAGACAATAACCGCGTTGCGCTTAAATTTAATTTTGTTGAAGGTAAAGCGGCGCGTGTTGTCGATATCAAGGTGATTGGTAACAAACATTTTAGCGACAAAGAAATCAGACAGGCGATGAGCATCAAAGAAAGCTCATGGGTCAATGTGATTAGTAAATCTGACCGCTATGCCAAAGAAAAGCTTGCGGCAAGTTTAGAAAATGTCACCGCCATGTACCAAAATGCGGGCTTCGTCAAATTCACCATCAATGATGCCACCATTAATTTAAGTCCAGAAAAAGACAAAGTGTTTATTGAGATCAATCTTACTGAAGGTGAGCAATATAAATTTGGCAATGTCAACTTTATGGGTACGCCCAACTATGACACCGACAAGCTTCGTAAGCAGGTGGCATTTAAGCCAGGTGAGCGTTATTCACAACGTCAAATGACGACAACCTTACAAAATCTTGGCACACTGTATGGTAACGATGGCTACTATTTTGCCCAAATCCGCCCAGTGCCGCGCATCAATGAAGATACTCGCACCGTAGATGTCGATTTCTTTATTGATCCTGTGCGTCCTGTGTATGTTCGCCGTATCAATTTTACCGGTAACAATAAAACCGCAGATGAAGTATTGCGCCGAGAAATGCGCCAAATGGAAGGTACATTGGCCGCCAATGAAAAAATCGATTTGTCGCGCACGCGTTTGATGCGTACAGGCTTCTTCAAAACTGTCAACATGGATGTCAAACCTGTCCCCAACACCCCCGATCAGGTAGATATCAATGTTGCAGTAGAGGAGCAGCCATCAGGTACCAGTACCATTGCGGCTGGTTATTCACAAAGTGGTGGTATCACTTTCCAAGCAGGTTTAAGTCAATCTAACTTTTTGGGTACAGGTAATCAAGTCAATATTTCGTTATCGCGTTCTCAGACGTTAGATAGTTATAATTTGGGCTATACCAACCCGTACTTTACCCCAGATGGGATATCGCAAAGTGCCAGTATCTATACACGCAAAACCAAATATGACAGAAAAAACATTTCAAACTATGTAACAGACTCGTATGGTGGCACCTTAGGTTTTAGCTACCCGATTGATGAAAATAAGAGTTTAAGTGCTGGTCTCACACTTGATAGTACCAAAATCAAAGCAGGCGCTTTGTTAGCGGTATCAAACTATCAGTACTTAAAAGACGAGGGTAATCTGCAAGTAGGTTCAGACTCTGATGGCAATGAATCATTCGAATCAGACCCATTTAATACGGCTAGCCTAAATTTAGGCTGGAATATGAACACGCTTGACCGTGGACGTTTTCCAACCAACGGTATGTCACATAACGTCAATTTGGAACTGGCTTTTGGTGATGCCACCTACCAAAAACTGGTCTATCAAGGCAACTACTATCGCCCATTCCTAAAAAATACCGTACTACGCGGTTATACCAAGTTAGGATATGGTAACGATTTACCTTTCTGGAAAAATTTCTTCGCAGGGGGTTATGGCTCAGTGCGTGGTTATGAGAATGCCACGTTAGGCCCTACCAGTAATCGTTATTACCAAGTGAAAAATAATAGTGGGGTCGATAATTACCCAGAAGAGATTGGCGGTAATGCACTCGCGCAAGTGGGTACTGAACTAATTCTGCCGATGCCGTTTAAAGGCGATTGGGCAGACCAAATCCGTCCGGTGTTATTTGTTGAAGGGGCACAAGTGTTTGACACCACCAATAAATATGACCAAAAAGTCACAGTGAATGGCAATACCGTATCGCTATTAAATGAAAAAGACAATAACATGCGTTTTAGCGCGGGTGCAGGCTTCACTTGGATTACCCCAATTGGTCCAATCTCATTAAGCTATGCCGTTCCGCTTAATGATAAAGATAAAGATAAAGTCGACAATGTACAGTTCGAAATTGGACGTACATTCTAA
- the tgt gene encoding tRNA guanosine(34) transglycosylase Tgt, translated as MQFTLHKNAVGESRARRGTVHLAHGDVQTPAFMPVGTYGTVKGMLPRDIHEIGAEIILGNTFHLWLRPTTDVIDKFGGLHDFIGWNKPILTDSGGFQVFSLGAMRKIVEEGVYFRSPIDGAKVFLSPEISMQIQYSLNSDIVMQFDECTPYPATPSEADTSLDLSLRWGERCKNAHEKLGNKNALFGIIQGSMYRNLREKSLEGLLAIGFDGYAIGGLSVGEPKEEMMAVLDYLPDDMPADKPRYLMGVGKPEDIVEAVRRGVDMFDCVMPTRNARNGHYFTTFGAVKIKNAVHRFDQSPLDSACDCYTCQNFSRAYLHHLFKCNEMLSAQLGTIHNLRYYQRLMADIRQSIEDDKFDAFVDTFYQQQNLPKSDLHLT; from the coding sequence ATGCAATTTACCTTACATAAAAACGCTGTAGGCGAGAGCCGTGCTCGCCGTGGTACGGTTCATCTCGCTCATGGCGATGTGCAAACCCCTGCCTTTATGCCTGTCGGTACTTATGGCACCGTCAAAGGCATGCTGCCGCGGGATATCCACGAAATCGGTGCCGAAATCATCTTAGGAAATACCTTTCATTTGTGGCTGCGCCCAACGACCGATGTCATTGACAAATTTGGCGGCTTACATGACTTTATCGGTTGGAACAAGCCGATTTTAACCGATTCCGGCGGTTTTCAAGTCTTTAGCCTTGGTGCAATGCGTAAGATCGTCGAGGAAGGTGTCTATTTTCGCTCGCCGATTGATGGCGCAAAGGTGTTTTTATCCCCCGAAATATCGATGCAAATTCAATATTCACTGAACTCAGACATCGTCATGCAGTTTGATGAATGCACGCCCTATCCTGCAACGCCTAGCGAAGCGGATACATCGCTTGACCTATCGCTACGTTGGGGCGAGCGCTGTAAAAATGCGCATGAAAAACTGGGTAACAAGAATGCTTTGTTTGGTATCATCCAAGGCAGTATGTATCGCAACCTTCGCGAAAAATCCCTAGAAGGGTTGCTCGCTATTGGCTTTGATGGTTATGCCATTGGTGGACTGTCAGTCGGTGAGCCAAAAGAAGAAATGATGGCGGTGCTTGATTACTTACCCGATGATATGCCCGCCGACAAGCCCAGATACCTGATGGGCGTGGGTAAGCCTGAAGATATCGTGGAAGCGGTACGCCGCGGTGTTGATATGTTTGATTGCGTGATGCCAACACGTAATGCACGAAACGGTCATTATTTCACCACTTTTGGCGCCGTTAAAATTAAAAATGCGGTGCACCGTTTTGACCAAAGTCCGCTTGATAGTGCGTGTGATTGTTATACTTGTCAGAATTTTAGCCGCGCCTATTTGCATCATTTGTTCAAGTGCAATGAAATGCTATCGGCACAGTTGGGCACCATACACAATTTACGTTACTATCAGCGCTTGATGGCAGATATTCGTCAGTCTATTGAAGATGATAAGTTTGATGCGTTTGTCGATACTTTTTATCAGCAGCAAAACTTACCAAAATCTGATTTGCATTTGACCTAA
- the queG gene encoding tRNA epoxyqueuosine(34) reductase QueG, with amino-acid sequence MLDTTNELNALKGWIKAQAKALGFADCGFVHPANPIFSKQLGALQTWLAQGKHGDMLFFEDNHDKRANPALLVDKTQSIISVRLDYLVTPPPKRSVPDNERPNSAIIARYARGRDYHKTMRGLLKTLAKLIQEKLTTDYPQYANDFVFRPFSDSAPIFERALAEQAGLGWTGKHTLLIHPQAGSFFVLGELFTSLPLAEDKKQIETISSHCGSCRACIHVCPTHAIRKTPTGHYDVDARLCISYLTIELDGKIPVELRPKIGNRIFGCDDCQLICPWNKFARLATIEDFNPRHRLDEVSLLELWAWDAQDFLTKTEGSPIRRTGYDNFMRNVAVALGNAPFSQAIIDKLQEKRPMLSENTQEHIDWAIQQQLNKS; translated from the coding sequence ATGTTGGACACTACAAACGAACTCAATGCTCTCAAGGGCTGGATAAAGGCGCAAGCCAAGGCGTTGGGGTTTGCTGATTGTGGCTTTGTCCATCCCGCCAATCCCATCTTTAGCAAACAGCTTGGCGCGTTGCAAACTTGGCTAGCACAAGGTAAACATGGGGATATGCTGTTTTTTGAAGACAATCATGATAAACGTGCTAACCCTGCCCTGTTAGTTGACAAGACGCAAAGTATCATTAGCGTGCGTTTAGATTATCTGGTCACGCCGCCGCCCAAACGCAGTGTGCCAGACAACGAGCGCCCCAACTCAGCGATTATTGCCCGCTATGCTCGAGGACGTGATTATCATAAAACCATGCGAGGGTTACTAAAAACCCTAGCCAAACTGATTCAAGAAAAACTAACCACCGATTATCCGCAATATGCCAACGACTTTGTATTTCGTCCCTTTAGCGACTCCGCGCCTATATTTGAGCGCGCGTTGGCTGAGCAAGCAGGTTTGGGCTGGACAGGCAAACATACCTTGCTGATTCATCCACAAGCGGGGTCATTTTTTGTGTTGGGGGAATTATTCACCAGCTTGCCGTTGGCAGAGGATAAAAAGCAAATCGAAACCATATCATCGCATTGTGGCAGTTGCCGTGCTTGTATTCATGTGTGCCCTACCCATGCCATCCGCAAAACACCCACCGGGCATTATGATGTCGATGCACGGCTGTGTATTTCGTATTTAACCATTGAATTAGATGGCAAAATCCCTGTAGAACTTCGCCCAAAAATTGGCAATCGCATTTTTGGCTGTGATGATTGTCAGTTGATTTGTCCTTGGAATAAATTTGCCAGATTAGCGACGATTGAGGATTTTAATCCGCGTCACCGTTTAGATGAGGTGTCACTACTTGAGTTATGGGCGTGGGATGCACAGGATTTTTTGACAAAAACTGAAGGCTCGCCGATTCGCCGCACGGGCTACGACAATTTTATGCGCAATGTGGCGGTAGCATTGGGTAATGCACCGTTTAGCCAAGCAATTATTGACAAATTGCAAGAAAAACGCCCCATGCTAAGCGAAAACACACAAGAACATATTGATTGGGCGATCCAGCAACAACTTAATAAAAGTTAA
- the fabZ gene encoding 3-hydroxyacyl-ACP dehydratase FabZ, which yields MDFDKLIDEDIAGLAQIGVTLPLNAAVLRDYLPHRYPFMLLDRVTAVKPNEWITGVKNITINEPFFNGHFPEEPIMPGVLMIEAMAQVAGVLGFISKNVKPRDGYIYLFAGVDKVRFKRQVIPGDQLILRAEKTMERHSIYKFSCTACVGDELAASAEITIAEQRTQYHQS from the coding sequence ATGGATTTTGATAAGTTGATTGATGAAGACATCGCTGGCCTTGCACAGATTGGGGTGACATTACCTCTCAATGCCGCTGTGTTACGTGATTATCTGCCTCACCGTTATCCTTTTATGCTATTAGACAGAGTCACTGCGGTAAAACCCAATGAATGGATTACCGGTGTTAAAAACATCACCATTAACGAGCCTTTCTTTAATGGTCATTTTCCTGAAGAGCCTATCATGCCAGGCGTGTTAATGATTGAAGCCATGGCGCAGGTAGCGGGTGTGCTAGGTTTTATCAGCAAAAATGTCAAACCTAGAGATGGTTATATTTATCTGTTCGCTGGGGTCGATAAAGTACGTTTTAAACGTCAAGTCATCCCCGGTGATCAGCTCATTTTACGCGCCGAAAAGACCATGGAGCGTCACAGTATCTATAAATTTAGTTGCACAGCGTGCGTGGGTGATGAGTTGGCAGCGAGTGCCGAAATCACCATTGCAGAGCAGCGTACCCAATATCACCAGTCATGA
- the lpxA gene encoding acyl-ACP--UDP-N-acetylglucosamine O-acyltransferase has translation MTIHPTAIIDATATIHPSVKIGPYCIIGEHVTIGAQTVLHPHVVISKFTRIGERNQIFQFASIGEDCQDLKYQGEETWLEIGDDNRIREACSIHRGTVQDKGITRVGSRNLFMVNTHIAHDCVIGSDNIVANNVGIAGHVRIGNHVIVGGNSGIHQFCSIDDYSLIGGASLILKDVAAFNMVSGNPAKSHGLNIEGMRRKGWSKQTIDYLRQAYRVIFRSGLTKEEAIVAVSEQLLPQEPLVQLLLDSLIHSERGLVR, from the coding sequence ATGACGATTCACCCAACGGCGATTATTGATGCCACTGCAACGATACACCCGTCGGTCAAGATAGGGCCGTATTGCATTATTGGTGAACATGTCACAATTGGGGCGCAGACCGTGCTTCACCCCCATGTCGTCATTAGCAAGTTTACCCGTATCGGTGAGCGCAACCAGATTTTTCAATTCGCTAGCATCGGCGAAGACTGCCAAGATCTCAAATACCAAGGCGAGGAGACGTGGCTAGAAATTGGTGATGACAATCGCATTCGCGAAGCCTGTAGCATTCATCGCGGCACGGTACAAGATAAAGGCATCACACGCGTTGGTAGCCGTAATCTGTTTATGGTCAATACCCATATTGCGCATGATTGCGTGATTGGGAGCGACAACATTGTGGCTAATAATGTGGGGATTGCGGGGCATGTCCGCATCGGTAACCATGTGATTGTCGGTGGTAATTCAGGTATTCACCAATTTTGTAGCATTGATGATTATAGTTTGATTGGTGGCGCAAGCTTGATTTTAAAAGATGTTGCGGCTTTTAACATGGTATCGGGTAACCCTGCCAAAAGCCATGGTCTTAATATCGAAGGCATGCGCCGCAAAGGTTGGTCAAAGCAGACTATTGATTATCTGCGACAAGCTTATCGGGTGATTTTCCGTTCAGGATTGACCAAAGAAGAAGCCATTGTCGCGGTGAGCGAGCAACTGTTACCCCAAGAACCTTTGGTACAATTGCTATTGGATTCCCTGATTCATAGTGAACGTGGTTTAGTCAGATAA
- a CDS encoding DUF924 family protein, giving the protein MTIQSPLAAQPLLADAKKVLDFWLQQNTKPFWFAKDENFDKTVTAKFLATLEQAKRGELGDWRTSTKGRLAEIIVLDQFSRNIFRDSPQAFAQDGMALVLAQEIVKQPDFDKLNQDERNFALMPFMHAESANIHQQALPLFKKYASADTLAFEYKHQAIIERFGRYPHRNAILGRQSSEDEIAFLQQPNSSF; this is encoded by the coding sequence ATGACCATTCAATCACCCCTAGCAGCGCAACCCTTATTAGCGGACGCTAAAAAGGTATTAGATTTTTGGTTGCAGCAAAATACCAAGCCATTTTGGTTTGCCAAAGATGAGAATTTTGATAAAACTGTAACCGCTAAATTTTTAGCCACACTTGAGCAAGCCAAACGAGGCGAGTTGGGGGATTGGCGAACCAGTACAAAAGGGCGATTGGCAGAAATCATTGTATTGGACCAGTTTTCGCGCAATATTTTTCGAGATTCTCCACAGGCTTTTGCCCAAGATGGCATGGCGTTAGTATTGGCACAAGAAATCGTCAAACAGCCAGATTTTGACAAGTTAAATCAAGACGAACGCAATTTTGCTTTAATGCCTTTTATGCATGCAGAATCGGCAAACATTCATCAGCAGGCGTTGCCACTGTTTAAAAAATACGCCAGTGCCGATACGTTAGCATTTGAATATAAGCATCAAGCCATTATTGAAAGATTTGGGCGCTATCCGCACCGCAATGCGATTTTGGGTAGACAATCCAGTGAGGACGAAATTGCCTTCTTACAACAACCCAACTCGTCATTTTAA
- the lpxD gene encoding UDP-3-O-(3-hydroxymyristoyl)glucosamine N-acyltransferase, which yields MAFTLTQILDFLASDVIDQGDAQTDQNLQKQISKIAALEDATDSDITFIANSLFESKLQTTGAGAVLVPASLQEKCPSHSVAIVVKSPYAAYAKLTALFEPTQAYHQTVNPNLSDSLIHPTAILGNNLQLGDNVRIGAYSQIGDNCVIADGVKIDAQVNIQPNVVIGEGSLIAPHVYIGHDCVLGKHVSLHSHASIGNDGFGFAPRGSTDEAGWQKIHQLGRVILGDYVSVGSHTCIDRGALNDTVIGNHVIIDNLVQIAHNVKIGAGTAIAACVGIAGSTEIGKRCMIGGASGFAGHIKICDDVTITGMTMVTKSIHQPGVYSSGMPVMPNSLWKRAYINFKQLGKPKS from the coding sequence ATGGCGTTCACCCTCACACAAATTTTGGATTTTTTAGCTAGTGACGTCATTGACCAAGGGGATGCGCAAACCGACCAAAATTTGCAGAAACAAATTTCCAAAATCGCTGCCCTTGAGGATGCCACCGACAGCGATATCACGTTTATTGCCAATTCTCTATTTGAATCAAAATTGCAAACCACGGGCGCGGGCGCCGTGCTAGTCCCCGCATCTTTGCAGGAAAAATGCCCAAGCCATAGCGTCGCCATCGTGGTCAAATCACCTTATGCCGCGTATGCCAAACTGACCGCATTGTTTGAACCAACCCAAGCGTATCATCAGACAGTCAACCCTAATTTATCGGACAGTTTGATTCACCCGACTGCCATTTTGGGTAACAATCTGCAGTTGGGCGACAACGTGCGTATTGGGGCGTATAGCCAAATCGGTGATAACTGCGTCATTGCTGATGGCGTTAAAATTGATGCCCAAGTCAATATTCAGCCCAATGTCGTAATTGGCGAAGGTAGTTTAATTGCGCCGCACGTGTACATCGGGCATGATTGTGTACTGGGTAAACATGTCAGCTTGCACAGCCATGCCAGCATTGGCAATGACGGCTTTGGCTTTGCCCCTAGAGGCAGTACAGATGAAGCAGGTTGGCAAAAAATTCACCAATTAGGACGAGTGATACTGGGCGATTATGTCAGCGTAGGCAGCCATACCTGTATCGATCGCGGCGCGCTGAATGATACGGTTATCGGTAATCATGTCATTATCGATAATTTGGTGCAAATTGCCCATAATGTAAAAATTGGTGCTGGCACGGCGATTGCAGCGTGTGTGGGGATTGCTGGCAGTACAGAAATTGGTAAACGCTGCATGATTGGCGGGGCATCAGGTTTTGCAGGTCATATCAAAATTTGTGATGATGTCACGATTACTGGCATGACGATGGTAACCAAATCGATTCACCAACCGGGGGTATATTCTTCAGGCATGCCAGTGATGCCCAATAGCTTATGGAAAAGAGCCTATATTAATTTTAAGCAACTTGGCAAACCAAAAAGTTAA